Proteins encoded by one window of Bacillus rossius redtenbacheri isolate Brsri chromosome 3, Brsri_v3, whole genome shotgun sequence:
- the LOC134530046 gene encoding secretion-regulating guanine nucleotide exchange factor — MKLFSWGANSHGQLGLAVDSEQCVLPREVHGLEAEQVDQVVGGGGHTLVLTRRGHVLSCGWNAAGQLGCGHCQDLNVCSPVAVMDVHAPRMVACGWDWSAAVTARGHLLTWGSNAYCQLGVQSESTRVNRPQLVPGTPSLRHVACGLRHMAAVTEDGRVLVWGSSRHEALGIVDAHGLPARRLASPTEVPGLEGAVRVACGQHHTAALTSDGRVYVWGDNRHGQLGLDPSLHRSVAVPLQLDLSAHPRISARSLLLSGSTHSAVVTDDGSVVNWGRNCYGQLGFLQQDRPEPWKPQVLHDLGRVSQLAVGSEHNVALLESGRIMSWGWNEHGNCGTGTVDVWRPRLVSPDRLKDVVCIGSGYGHSFAMASS; from the exons GGGGCAAACAGCCACGGCCAGCTGGGCTTGGCAGTAGACTCTGAGCAGTGCGTCCTGCCTCGTGAGGTTCATGGCCTGGAAGCGGAGCAGGTGGACCAGGTAGTGGGGGGTGGTGGGCACACCCTGGTCCTCACCAGGCGCGGCCATGTGTTAAGCTGCGGCTGGAATGCCGCCGGGCAGCTGGGATGCGGGCACTGCCAAGACCTGAATGTGTGTTCGCCAGTGGCAGTGATGGATGTGCATGCACCCAGGATGGTGGCGTGTGGCTGGGACTGGAGCGCAGCTGTCACTGCGAGAGGACATCTGCTCACGTGGGGCTCCAACGCTTACTGCCAGCTTGGCGTGCAGTCCGAG AGCACACGCGTGAACCGGCCGCAGCTCGTGCCTGGCACGCCCTCGCTGAGGCACGTGGCGTGCGGCTTGCGGCACATGGCAGCGGTGACGGAGGACGGCCGAGTGTTGGTGTGGGGCAGCAGTCGGCACGAGGCCCTGGGCATCGTAGACGCTCACGGACTGCCCGCGCGGCGCCTCGCCTCCCCCACTGAAG TGCCTGGCCTGGAAGGAGCGGTGAGGGTGGCGTGCGGCCAGCACCACACGGCTGCCCTGACCAGCGACGGCAGAGTGTACGTGTGGGGAGACAACCGCCACGGTCAGCTGGGGTTGGACCCGTCTCTTCACCGCTCTGTGGCTGTTCCACTGCAGCTCGACCTGTCTGCGCACCCTCGTATCAGTGCACGCAGCCTGCTGCTCTCGGGGTCCACGCACTCTGCTGTGGTCACAG ACGATGGTAGCGTAGTGAACTGGGGCAGGAACTGCTACGGACAGTTGGGGTTCCTTCAGCAGGACAGACCGGAGCCCTGGAAGCCTCAGGTGTTGCATGACCTGGGCCGAGTGAGTCAGCTGGCAGTGGGTTCCGAGCACAACGTTGCACTTCTTG AGTCAGGCAGGATCATGAGCTGGGGCTGGAACGAGCACGGCAACTGTGGCACCGGCACGGTGGACGTGTGGCGGCCGCGGCTTGTGTCTCCAGACCGTCTCAAGGATGTCGTGTGCATTGGCTCCGGCTACGGACATAGCTTTGCCATGGCTAGCAGCTGA